In Paenibacillus phoenicis, one genomic interval encodes:
- a CDS encoding branched-chain amino acid aminotransferase → MGNWSITLTTAKKTKPAADQLGFGKYFTDHMLLMDYSADQGWHDPRIVPYGPISLDPSAMVFHYGQEVFEGMKAYRTPQGELVLFRPDMNLRRLNHSCARIGIPQVDPQEVLEGICRLLALEEEWMPEGEGNSLYIRPFIIATEAGLGVRAAEEYRLIVILSPVGAYYPEGIHPVRIYVEDRYVRAVRGGTGEAKTSGNYAAGIKAQEDVKPLGYSQVLWLDGIEKRYIEEVGSMNVFFKIGGEVVTPELNGSILAGVTRDSVIQLLRAWGVPVKERRISIEELFEAHKEGRLEEAFGTGTAAVISPIGSMTWEGHDMEIAGGQTGELSAKLYDTLTGIQRGEREDTFGWRYPVR, encoded by the coding sequence ATGGGAAATTGGTCCATCACATTAACTACGGCTAAAAAAACGAAGCCGGCTGCCGATCAGCTGGGCTTTGGCAAATATTTTACCGATCATATGCTACTTATGGATTATTCGGCAGATCAAGGCTGGCACGATCCGCGAATCGTGCCGTACGGACCGATTTCGCTGGATCCATCGGCGATGGTGTTCCATTACGGGCAAGAGGTGTTTGAGGGGATGAAGGCGTACCGGACACCGCAGGGAGAGCTGGTATTGTTCCGGCCCGATATGAATTTGCGCCGCTTGAACCATTCGTGCGCACGCATTGGGATTCCCCAAGTTGATCCGCAGGAAGTGCTGGAGGGCATCTGCCGTCTGCTCGCCCTGGAGGAGGAGTGGATGCCGGAAGGCGAAGGCAATTCCTTGTATATCCGCCCCTTTATTATCGCTACCGAAGCAGGGCTTGGCGTGCGGGCTGCGGAGGAGTATCGGTTGATCGTCATTTTGTCGCCGGTTGGGGCTTATTATCCGGAAGGCATCCATCCGGTGCGCATTTACGTGGAGGATCGGTACGTCCGGGCGGTTCGCGGCGGTACAGGCGAAGCGAAAACCTCCGGGAACTATGCCGCAGGGATCAAAGCGCAGGAGGACGTCAAACCGCTTGGCTACTCCCAGGTGCTATGGCTTGACGGCATCGAAAAACGGTATATCGAAGAAGTGGGCAGCATGAATGTGTTCTTCAAAATTGGCGGGGAAGTTGTGACACCGGAACTGAATGGCAGCATCCTGGCTGGCGTCACGCGGGACTCAGTCATTCAGCTGCTTAGGGCGTGGGGAGTTCCCGTCAAGGAACGCCGGATCTCGATCGAAGAACTGTTTGAGGCTCATAAGGAAGGTCGGCTTGAAGAAGCGTTTGGCACTGGAACTGCGGCGGTCATTTCCCCGATCGGCAGCATGACGTGGGAAGGTCATGACATGGAGATTGCCGGAGGCCAGACCGGAGAATTGTCGGCCAAACTGTACGACACGCTGACAGGAATCCAACGCGGGGAACGGGAGGATACGTTCGGCTGGCGGTATCCTGTCCGATAA
- a CDS encoding RNA polymerase alpha subunit C-terminal domain-containing protein encodes MAAQAKTQRTCPKGHTYYKSSDCPTCPICEQEREPAADFLTRLSAPARRALEANGVTTLEKLAELSEQEVLRFHGMGPASIPKLKEALRSKGLTFRS; translated from the coding sequence ATGGCGGCACAAGCAAAAACGCAAAGGACCTGCCCGAAGGGGCATACCTACTACAAAAGCAGTGATTGTCCGACTTGTCCCATCTGTGAACAGGAGCGTGAACCGGCAGCGGACTTTCTGACGCGGTTATCTGCACCGGCTAGACGGGCCTTGGAAGCGAATGGCGTAACGACTTTGGAGAAGCTGGCTGAGCTGAGTGAACAAGAGGTGCTGCGATTTCATGGCATGGGGCCAGCTTCCATACCTAAGCTTAAAGAGGCTTTGCGATCGAAAGGATTAACGTTTAGGAGCTGA
- a CDS encoding LysR substrate-binding domain-containing protein: MEHRLLEYFIAVGEDLHFTKAAERLGITQPTLSHQIRLLEQELGTALIQRIGKKNHLTQAGSILLEHARRVIYEVEQAKLEIGQLTGVQRGQLRIGCSGNHLLEDKLISFHRQYPGIELTVLELATEETRAGLLANQLDLGVVFLPLQDEHIVSRPLFDEALVLVVSSQHAYAELPEVTLEQVAQLPLVLFPPKFYVRQLLDTACAEQGIEIRPVMELSTIESQVQMVIHHVGGTVLPGSYARTLTSTNRRSGITFIPLAEPVPHKNVGLVYRRSTFMDPTLQAFIRHLTEEDTQAPVSAPKR, encoded by the coding sequence ATGGAGCATCGTCTATTGGAATATTTCATCGCAGTCGGCGAGGATTTGCATTTCACCAAAGCCGCGGAAAGACTGGGAATTACGCAGCCGACGCTCAGCCACCAAATTCGCTTGCTGGAGCAAGAGCTTGGGACGGCCCTCATTCAACGGATTGGCAAAAAAAACCATCTGACTCAAGCGGGTTCAATCCTGTTGGAGCACGCCCGCCGAGTGATCTATGAGGTGGAACAGGCTAAATTGGAAATTGGCCAGCTCACCGGCGTCCAGCGCGGACAGCTCCGTATCGGCTGCTCCGGCAACCACCTGCTGGAAGATAAGCTGATCTCTTTCCATCGCCAGTACCCCGGGATCGAGCTGACGGTACTTGAGCTTGCTACTGAGGAGACAAGAGCCGGACTGCTCGCCAACCAGCTGGATCTCGGCGTCGTGTTTCTGCCGCTCCAGGACGAGCACATCGTCAGCCGCCCACTGTTCGACGAGGCGCTGGTGCTGGTTGTCTCCAGCCAGCACGCGTATGCGGAGCTGCCGGAAGTGACGCTGGAGCAGGTCGCGCAGCTGCCGCTTGTGTTATTTCCGCCGAAGTTTTACGTTCGCCAGCTGCTTGATACAGCTTGCGCTGAACAGGGGATCGAGATCCGGCCGGTCATGGAGCTGTCGACGATTGAATCGCAGGTACAGATGGTCATCCACCACGTTGGGGGAACGGTTCTCCCCGGCTCCTATGCCCGGACGTTGACCAGCACGAATCGCCGCAGCGGAATCACCTTCATCCCGTTGGCAGAGCCCGTACCGCACAAAAACGTCGGGTTGGTCTACCGAAGGAGCACGTTTATGGACCCTACGCTCCAAGCGTTTATCCGTCATTTAACCGAGGAAGACACTCAAGCCCCCGTCTCAGCTCCTAAACGTTAA
- a CDS encoding GerAB/ArcD/ProY family transporter, producing the protein MLNNITTNQIFALFSLQSFTTVIAFYTAMLLGGSKYSTPMAVLVGALLGLLFCYPAYKLASSRPNEFFVQFGSKVVGRPLHFIFVLYIVLLHLFLAALNLRELADFLLSEYLIGTPDWAVVAIFGVCVAYAVRCGILTIFRMAEGFFLVFAAALICLPFIGFQEMELDMFTALINHLSVKDMWASIVDTMAIFGEMAFLFLLFPYLETPKKVFRTLFWATLTSLLLILMHLIPILLTFGPKLGANLVYPDMELVRFIRVGSFIETMDPILISLWLTSIFVKMSFIVYTAVLCLAQLAGVKDHKPFTLPVVAFVSIYSLSIVRTPPEIISFLSWEGALLFCFAEFIIPSIYWFIGAIRKKSSGSKTTKPAGSTPTG; encoded by the coding sequence ATGCTTAATAACATTACAACCAATCAAATATTTGCGCTTTTCAGCTTGCAATCCTTCACCACAGTCATCGCCTTTTATACAGCGATGCTGCTCGGAGGCAGCAAGTATTCCACGCCGATGGCCGTCTTGGTAGGCGCTTTGCTGGGGCTGCTATTTTGCTACCCGGCCTATAAGCTCGCTTCCTCCCGCCCCAACGAATTTTTTGTTCAATTCGGGAGCAAAGTGGTGGGCCGCCCCCTTCATTTCATTTTCGTCCTTTATATCGTGCTGCTTCATCTCTTTCTGGCTGCCCTCAATTTAAGGGAGCTTGCTGATTTCTTGTTATCGGAATATTTGATTGGTACGCCGGATTGGGCGGTGGTTGCCATCTTTGGAGTATGTGTTGCCTATGCCGTACGCTGCGGGATCTTGACCATCTTCCGAATGGCAGAAGGCTTTTTTCTTGTTTTTGCCGCCGCCTTAATCTGTCTTCCGTTCATCGGATTTCAAGAGATGGAACTGGATATGTTCACCGCCTTGATAAACCATCTGTCGGTGAAGGATATGTGGGCCTCAATTGTAGATACCATGGCTATTTTTGGCGAGATGGCTTTCTTGTTTCTGCTTTTCCCTTATCTAGAAACGCCAAAAAAGGTGTTCCGAACCCTTTTCTGGGCTACACTCACTTCGCTGCTGTTGATCCTGATGCATCTCATTCCGATTCTGCTGACCTTTGGACCGAAGCTGGGAGCTAATCTGGTCTACCCCGACATGGAACTGGTTCGTTTCATTCGCGTTGGCTCGTTTATCGAAACAATGGACCCGATCTTAATTAGTTTGTGGTTAACCAGCATCTTTGTGAAAATGTCGTTTATTGTTTACACAGCGGTCTTATGTCTCGCCCAGTTGGCCGGCGTAAAGGATCACAAACCCTTCACCTTGCCGGTTGTCGCCTTTGTGTCCATATACTCCTTGTCCATTGTTAGAACCCCGCCGGAAATTATTTCTTTCCTGTCCTGGGAGGGGGCGCTTCTGTTCTGCTTTGCCGAGTTTATCATCCCAAGTATTTATTGGTTCATCGGCGCAATACGCAAAAAATCCTCCGGGTCCAAAACAACAAAACCCGCCGGGAGCACTCCGACGGGTTAA
- a CDS encoding GNAT family N-acetyltransferase, which yields MNPTWTWADVEALQQRVEQHDGIALKLNWDTLHSRKEESAADLVEFREGQLVAFLGLYPFGSTLEVCGMVHPDYRRQGIFTSLLRRGLNTATLGSYPKILLNAPGNSDSAKQFLAAYPCRFEFSEYQMKYTPEATAVNAPSRTAQITLRSAEAADRPLLARLDQEGFNLAAEETRLFYEKLTEEEIRQNELIVHEGEAVGKIRVSPREREAWIYGFVVTSSHRGQGIGGTALRQVVERERAKGFDVWLEVALNNPQAKKLYEQAGFRVCRSQDYYAYLR from the coding sequence ATGAATCCGACATGGACTTGGGCTGACGTGGAAGCCCTTCAACAACGCGTAGAGCAGCATGACGGGATTGCTTTGAAGTTAAATTGGGATACCTTGCACTCCCGTAAGGAAGAGAGTGCCGCAGATCTGGTAGAGTTCCGCGAAGGGCAACTGGTAGCCTTCTTGGGATTGTATCCGTTCGGAAGCACGTTGGAAGTCTGCGGCATGGTTCACCCGGATTACCGTAGACAAGGTATCTTCACTTCCCTGCTTAGACGCGGATTAAACACGGCTACTTTGGGTTCGTATCCGAAGATCCTATTGAATGCTCCTGGGAACTCAGACTCGGCCAAGCAATTCCTGGCCGCCTATCCTTGCCGTTTTGAATTCAGCGAATATCAGATGAAATACACCCCGGAAGCAACTGCGGTGAATGCCCCGTCAAGAACGGCACAGATCACGCTTCGCTCGGCTGAGGCAGCGGACCGACCGCTGCTCGCTCGCCTCGACCAGGAGGGGTTTAATCTCGCTGCGGAGGAAACCCGATTGTTCTACGAGAAGTTAACCGAGGAGGAGATCCGCCAGAACGAGCTGATCGTGCATGAGGGCGAGGCCGTCGGGAAAATTCGCGTTTCCCCCCGCGAACGGGAGGCTTGGATTTATGGATTTGTTGTTACTTCATCCCACAGGGGTCAAGGCATCGGCGGTACCGCCTTGCGGCAGGTCGTTGAACGTGAAAGAGCAAAGGGCTTCGACGTTTGGCTGGAAGTAGCACTGAACAACCCCCAAGCCAAAAAGCTTTATGAACAGGCGGGGTTCCGGGTATGCCGATCCCAGGACTACTATGCTTATTTGCGCTGA
- a CDS encoding spore germination protein: MICIHLSRLNSSGVPYLTPLSPSFYRDWRDMVIRAPLPMLTKRPQFKARTKVRGSTVETK, translated from the coding sequence ATGATCTGCATTCACCTATCGAGACTGAACAGCTCCGGGGTTCCTTATTTAACGCCGTTGTCCCCCAGCTTTTATCGCGACTGGCGGGATATGGTCATTCGAGCCCCCTTACCGATGCTCACGAAGCGGCCCCAATTTAAGGCCCGCACCAAAGTTCGAGGCTCAACGGTGGAAACCAAATGA
- a CDS encoding ABC transporter ATP-binding protein produces MDIIEMNQVTWFRDGKAVLNGIDWTVREGEHWAMLGLNGSGKTTLLNMISGYLWPTSGQISVLGNRFGEVDLRELRKTIGWVSSSMQARLHGEQKAEDLVVSGKFASIGLYEKPTTEDYEQAAALMNQLHCSHLHGRAYQTCSQGEQQKLLIARALMASPQLLILDEATNGLDFISREGLLESIAQLAAEPNTPHMLYVTHHTEEILPIFTHTLLLRRGEVYAQGKTSDVLNETGLSDFFETPVALRWNQERAWLSTK; encoded by the coding sequence ATGGATATCATCGAAATGAATCAAGTGACTTGGTTCCGGGATGGGAAGGCCGTATTAAACGGCATCGATTGGACGGTCCGCGAGGGAGAGCATTGGGCGATGCTGGGCTTAAACGGTTCAGGCAAGACGACGCTGCTTAATATGATCAGCGGCTACCTCTGGCCGACGTCCGGCCAAATCAGCGTACTGGGAAACCGGTTTGGCGAAGTAGATTTGCGGGAGCTGCGCAAAACGATTGGGTGGGTTAGTTCTTCGATGCAGGCCAGACTGCACGGGGAGCAAAAAGCCGAGGATCTTGTGGTGAGCGGCAAATTTGCATCCATCGGACTTTACGAGAAGCCAACGACAGAGGATTATGAACAGGCTGCAGCCTTAATGAACCAGCTCCACTGCAGCCACCTGCATGGACGGGCTTACCAGACGTGTTCCCAGGGGGAACAGCAAAAGCTGTTGATTGCCCGGGCCTTGATGGCCTCGCCCCAGCTTCTCATCTTGGACGAGGCGACGAACGGGCTGGATTTCATCTCCCGGGAAGGGCTTCTGGAAAGCATCGCACAGCTGGCCGCCGAACCGAATACGCCGCATATGCTGTATGTGACGCACCATACCGAGGAAATCTTGCCGATTTTCACGCATACGCTGCTGCTTCGGCGGGGAGAAGTGTACGCGCAAGGGAAAACATCGGATGTCCTGAACGAAACCGGGTTATCCGATTTCTTTGAAACGCCGGTCGCTTTGCGATGGAATCAGGAACGGGCTTGGCTTTCGACGAAATAA
- a CDS encoding ABC transporter transmembrane domain-containing protein: MAALYFNAKMTKTYRGLFSALADFNSRVEENIGGIRVVQAFVNEGHEQKLFEENNNAYRATKLWAYKIMAGGLSIKYMPSSDI, encoded by the coding sequence GTGGCAGCGCTTTATTTCAATGCAAAAATGACCAAGACCTACCGCGGCTTGTTTTCCGCGCTCGCTGATTTCAATTCCCGCGTAGAGGAGAACATCGGCGGGATCCGCGTAGTCCAGGCGTTTGTGAACGAAGGGCATGAACAAAAACTGTTTGAGGAAAACAACAATGCCTATCGCGCCACGAAGCTTTGGGCTTACAAAATCATGGCCGGCGGCTTGTCCATCAAATACATGCCCAGTTCGGACATTTGA
- a CDS encoding Ger(x)C family spore germination protein, translating to MTRIHRAIVTAILVFLLFIGVGGCWSVQELNNRAFVNTVLIDRTEDGQTELTLGIPLPNRMIPGESGGTGQPQGDPFSFVTRRAENLSQALNLIQIDVPRNITFGQTRIVVIGRRQAEYGLDQVVEFVFRQPSFRLSASLFITPGDVKEITKAPMVFERILSDILRKYVNNHYVLDTTIKDYKLALYEGGDILIPLMYFGELPGVAQEDPKKNRWMGSGGAAIFSNGKMAKTVLTPLEHQTALWISSQLKNTTLTISSPTDGKEMSFYIEEIKTDIKPKVQGDQVSFRLVSSAKAYVESSLSHIDLKDPQVIQQLEEILSKDVEEQFIRVLNKTRQARSDAFLMRQYLDWKYPKVWHTMQDQWKNYYANELPIEVDVNIRVNRTGGVYRSVVHETNR from the coding sequence GTGACGAGAATCCATCGCGCTATCGTAACTGCAATTTTGGTTTTCTTGCTCTTCATCGGCGTTGGCGGATGCTGGTCTGTCCAGGAGCTAAACAACCGGGCGTTTGTGAACACGGTGCTGATCGATCGAACAGAGGACGGGCAGACGGAGCTGACCTTAGGAATTCCGCTCCCCAACCGGATGATTCCGGGGGAATCCGGCGGGACAGGACAACCCCAAGGGGATCCGTTTAGCTTTGTGACCAGGCGAGCAGAAAATCTAAGCCAGGCCTTAAATTTAATTCAAATCGACGTGCCCCGGAATATTACCTTTGGTCAAACCCGCATCGTCGTGATTGGCCGAAGACAGGCGGAGTATGGCTTGGACCAGGTTGTCGAATTCGTCTTCCGCCAGCCTTCCTTCCGACTGAGTGCTAGCTTGTTTATAACACCCGGCGATGTTAAAGAGATAACGAAAGCACCGATGGTGTTTGAACGTATTCTCAGTGACATCCTGCGAAAATACGTCAACAATCACTATGTACTAGACACCACAATCAAGGATTACAAGCTGGCATTATATGAAGGAGGGGATATTCTAATCCCGCTGATGTATTTCGGGGAACTCCCAGGAGTGGCGCAAGAGGATCCGAAGAAGAACCGTTGGATGGGTTCCGGAGGTGCAGCGATCTTCAGCAACGGTAAAATGGCAAAGACCGTGCTCACCCCTCTCGAGCATCAAACCGCGCTGTGGATCAGCTCCCAGCTTAAAAATACGACGCTCACGATCTCCTCTCCCACCGATGGGAAGGAGATGAGCTTTTACATCGAGGAAATAAAGACGGACATTAAACCGAAAGTACAGGGAGATCAGGTCTCGTTCCGGCTCGTTAGCAGTGCCAAAGCTTATGTGGAATCCTCGCTCTCTCACATCGATTTGAAGGATCCGCAAGTTATTCAACAATTGGAAGAAATCCTGAGTAAAGACGTGGAAGAGCAGTTCATCCGCGTTCTGAACAAGACCCGTCAAGCCCGTTCCGACGCTTTCCTCATGAGACAATATCTGGATTGGAAATATCCAAAAGTTTGGCATACGATGCAGGATCAATGGAAAAATTATTACGCCAACGAACTCCCGATTGAGGTTGACGTTAATATCCGTGTAAACCGTACGGGCGGCGTTTATCGTTCGGTGGTTCACGAAACCAATAGATAG
- a CDS encoding spore germination protein → MPIIRKLQRRKHSIGGKSGKTPTLPPSRADSPAPAADQSLQARLDWLKQVLKDTSDIIYREFTISSGQPCALIYVRGMIAQETVQQFIVRSLQRESAQLQEKDIYQFLFEDKALSVSQATVIDDLNQAVQAILNAGALLMIDGDMRMLTFSISAYPTRSIDEAPNESVIRGSREAFIEDLEKNLTMIRRRIKSPHLKTPTVNKGRETRTGIVLAYVEDVCKPELVKEVQRRLSYLDMDGILGSAYVEEIIEDNPYSPFPQLQYTERPDVVTAALLEGRIAIIVDGSPIVLLAPVTLPMLLQSAEDYYQRYIAANWIRWIRYFFVFASLTLPSIYIAVTTFHPEMIPSQLLITIAASREIVPFPALWEAFAMELAFEALREASIRIPKSIGQAVSIIGALIIGTAAVQAGIVSAAMVIIVSLTGIASFIIPHFDLGLAFRLLRFPIMILASMFGLYGLTCGLILIYIHMVNLRSFGIPYMSPIAPLMGKDLGDTFLRAPWWKMRKRPLQLSNNEIRQNSNPRGWAKEKGELE, encoded by the coding sequence ATGCCCATCATCAGAAAGCTGCAGCGCCGAAAGCACTCCATCGGGGGAAAGTCTGGCAAAACTCCGACACTTCCCCCAAGCCGTGCGGATTCGCCCGCTCCCGCTGCCGATCAAAGCTTACAAGCTCGGTTAGATTGGTTGAAGCAGGTGCTAAAGGACACCTCAGACATCATCTATCGGGAATTTACAATCAGCTCAGGGCAACCGTGCGCCTTAATCTATGTGCGCGGGATGATTGCGCAGGAGACGGTCCAGCAATTTATCGTTCGCAGCTTGCAGCGAGAATCCGCGCAGCTGCAAGAGAAAGATATTTATCAGTTCCTGTTCGAAGACAAGGCACTAAGCGTATCTCAAGCTACGGTCATCGATGACTTGAATCAAGCGGTTCAAGCCATCCTGAATGCCGGAGCTTTGCTAATGATCGACGGGGATATGCGGATGTTGACATTCTCCATTTCGGCTTACCCGACGCGCAGCATCGATGAAGCCCCCAATGAATCCGTCATCCGCGGGTCGAGAGAAGCCTTTATCGAGGATTTGGAGAAGAACCTGACCATGATTCGCCGCCGGATCAAGAGTCCGCATCTCAAAACGCCAACGGTCAATAAAGGCCGGGAAACACGAACCGGTATCGTGCTGGCTTATGTGGAGGACGTATGTAAACCGGAACTCGTGAAGGAAGTGCAGCGTCGACTTTCTTACCTCGACATGGACGGAATTCTGGGCTCCGCCTACGTGGAAGAAATCATCGAGGATAACCCTTATTCGCCTTTTCCGCAACTGCAGTACACGGAACGCCCTGACGTCGTCACCGCAGCGCTGTTGGAGGGGAGAATTGCCATCATCGTAGATGGTTCACCGATCGTGTTGCTCGCTCCGGTGACATTGCCGATGCTGCTGCAATCGGCAGAGGATTATTACCAGCGTTATATCGCGGCGAACTGGATTCGCTGGATTCGTTATTTTTTCGTATTTGCTTCTTTAACCTTGCCGTCGATTTATATCGCAGTGACCACGTTTCATCCGGAAATGATCCCTTCACAGCTGCTGATTACGATCGCCGCTTCGCGGGAAATCGTTCCCTTTCCGGCGCTATGGGAAGCATTTGCGATGGAACTGGCGTTTGAAGCTCTCCGCGAAGCTTCTATTCGGATTCCAAAATCGATCGGGCAAGCCGTATCCATTATCGGCGCCTTAATCATTGGCACCGCCGCCGTCCAGGCGGGTATTGTCTCGGCGGCCATGGTGATCATCGTATCATTAACGGGGATTGCTTCGTTTATCATCCCCCATTTCGATTTAGGTTTGGCGTTTCGATTGCTGCGTTTTCCGATCATGATCTTAGCTTCCATGTTCGGATTGTACGGTTTGACCTGCGGGTTAATTCTGATTTACATCCATATGGTCAATTTGAGGTCCTTTGGGATTCCCTATATGTCCCCGATTGCCCCGCTGATGGGCAAGGATTTGGGCGACACGTTCCTTCGGGCTCCCTGGTGGAAAATGCGTAAGCGCCCGTTGCAGCTCTCGAACAACGAAATCCGGCAAAACTCAAATCCACGGGGTTGGGCAAAGGAGAAAGGTGAATTGGAGTGA
- a CDS encoding class I SAM-dependent methyltransferase — MYVANDWQDYEVMDTGNGEKLERWGDIILRRPDPQIIWPIANEDRRWHDVHGHYHRSSSGGGQWEMKKQIPDRWTISYDRLKFYIRPTNFKHTGLFPEQAANWRWMMDKIAGAGRPIQVLNLFAYTGGATVAVASAGASVVHVDAAKGMVQWAKENLALSGLADRHVRFITDDVFKFVQREQRRGNRYDAIIMDPPSYGRGPGGEMWKLETSLYPFVESCLSILSDKPLFFLINSYTTGISPTVLNNILTMTVKKRYGGRISAGELGLPITRSGLHLPCGILGRWEE; from the coding sequence ATGTATGTAGCAAACGATTGGCAGGATTATGAAGTAATGGACACCGGAAACGGGGAAAAGCTGGAGCGCTGGGGGGATATCATTTTGCGGCGCCCCGACCCGCAGATCATCTGGCCGATCGCCAATGAGGATCGCCGCTGGCACGATGTGCACGGGCATTACCACCGCAGCTCCTCCGGCGGCGGACAGTGGGAGATGAAGAAGCAGATTCCCGACCGTTGGACGATTTCCTATGACCGGCTGAAATTTTATATCCGCCCAACCAATTTCAAACATACCGGATTGTTTCCGGAGCAAGCCGCCAACTGGCGGTGGATGATGGACAAGATCGCCGGCGCGGGTCGGCCGATTCAGGTGCTGAACCTGTTTGCATATACCGGCGGCGCCACCGTAGCCGTAGCTTCGGCCGGCGCTTCGGTCGTTCACGTCGATGCAGCGAAAGGGATGGTCCAATGGGCTAAGGAGAACCTGGCGCTGTCCGGTTTGGCCGACCGCCATGTACGCTTCATCACGGATGACGTGTTCAAATTCGTGCAGCGGGAGCAACGGCGCGGCAACCGTTATGACGCGATTATCATGGATCCTCCGTCCTACGGGCGTGGTCCGGGCGGTGAGATGTGGAAGCTGGAGACGAGCCTCTACCCGTTCGTGGAATCTTGCTTGTCGATTCTGTCGGACAAGCCGCTCTTCTTCCTCATCAACTCGTATACGACCGGCATTTCCCCTACCGTACTGAACAACATTCTGACGATGACCGTCAAGAAGCGTTACGGAGGACGGATCTCGGCCGGCGAACTGGGACTGCCGATCACCCGCTCGGGGCTTCACCTCCCTTGCGGCATTCTCGGACGCTGGGAGGAATAA
- a CDS encoding RluA family pseudouridine synthase, translating into MDSEAKRTSGQPAMAILYEDNHLLGIEKPVNIPTQEDASGDPDLLNLLKADIKERYGKPGNVYLGLVHRLDRPVGGAMIFAKTSKAASRLAEMVRSRRFSKTYVAVVHGTPPQRQGRLTDTLLKDERTNTVSVVPAGTPGGKEARLDYRVLGTSASERLSLVQVELHTGRPHQIRVQMSQIGCPLYGDQKYGAGRNKPGQQIALWSLYVGFPHPVTKEPIDLVSLPPRAYPWDRWEEGTYTRLAALLQAGGNGIEM; encoded by the coding sequence ATGGATTCCGAAGCTAAGCGGACCTCGGGGCAGCCGGCGATGGCAATCCTTTACGAAGACAACCATCTGCTCGGTATCGAGAAGCCGGTGAACATCCCCACCCAGGAGGATGCCAGCGGGGACCCCGATCTGCTGAATTTGCTGAAGGCGGACATCAAGGAGCGGTATGGCAAGCCCGGCAACGTCTATCTCGGACTTGTCCATCGGCTGGACCGTCCGGTCGGGGGCGCCATGATTTTTGCCAAGACATCAAAAGCCGCTTCGCGGTTAGCGGAGATGGTGCGGAGCCGCCGGTTCAGCAAAACGTATGTCGCCGTCGTACACGGAACGCCGCCGCAGCGGCAAGGTCGTTTGACGGATACGCTGCTTAAAGACGAACGCACCAATACGGTGTCTGTCGTTCCCGCGGGGACACCCGGCGGCAAAGAAGCCCGGCTTGATTACCGGGTGCTCGGCACCTCCGCATCGGAGCGGCTGAGCCTTGTGCAGGTGGAGCTGCACACCGGCCGGCCGCACCAGATCCGGGTGCAAATGAGCCAAATCGGCTGCCCCCTGTATGGCGATCAGAAATATGGCGCGGGGCGGAATAAACCAGGCCAACAAATCGCACTTTGGTCGCTGTACGTCGGTTTTCCGCACCCGGTGACCAAGGAGCCGATCGATCTGGTCTCCCTCCCGCCGCGCGCGTATCCCTGGGATCGGTGGGAGGAAGGAACGTATACCCGCCTCGCAGCGCTGCTGCAGGCCGGGGGAAACGGAATAGAAATGTAA
- a CDS encoding spore germination protein, with translation MSLTFPSLYIALVSFHQGMIPSKLAFSTGSS, from the coding sequence ATTTCGTTAACATTTCCGTCGCTATATATCGCCCTGGTGTCCTTTCACCAGGGGATGATTCCTTCCAAGCTGGCCTTTTCTACGGGATCATCCTGA
- a CDS encoding MarR family transcriptional regulator, protein MHTAEFARLLDLIVKDYQAHMEEELAPTLTTSQLTVLELLEQQGNLKPSDLIPFLSTTPAAVTMLLDRMERGELIRRDRDENDRRNVWVSITDKGQSEVRRGIEVRNTYLSGVLNRISTHNQQLLVFLLGKISGTK, encoded by the coding sequence TTGCATACCGCTGAATTTGCCAGATTGCTTGATCTCATCGTGAAGGATTATCAGGCCCACATGGAGGAGGAGCTGGCTCCCACGCTAACGACGTCGCAGTTGACCGTTCTGGAGCTGCTGGAGCAGCAGGGCAATCTGAAGCCGTCCGATTTGATTCCGTTTCTCTCCACGACGCCGGCTGCAGTGACGATGCTGCTTGACCGAATGGAGCGGGGCGAACTGATCCGCCGTGACCGGGACGAGAACGATCGCCGCAACGTATGGGTGTCGATTACTGATAAAGGACAATCCGAAGTCCGGCGGGGCATCGAAGTTCGCAACACTTACTTAAGCGGCGTGTTGAATCGCATCTCCACCCATAATCAACAACTGCTGGTATTTCTGCTGGGCAAAATTTCCGGAACGAAATAA